Part of the Betaproteobacteria bacterium genome is shown below.
GATCCATCAAGGAACTTATCGCGCTGACCCGGGCGCGGCCGGGAGAAGTGAACTATTCGTCTGCGGGCACCGGCAGTTCCACCTTTCTCGGTGCAGAGCTGTTCAACCATGCCGCTAGGGTCAACCTGGTGCAGGTGGCGTATCGCGGCGGCGCTCCGGCCCTCGTCGGCGTGGTGAGCGGCGAGACCGCGGTCATGTTTTCGCCGCTGGGGTCCTCCCTGCCTCTGCTGAACCGAGGCGCACTGCGCGCCCTTGCCGTGACCACGAGCGGGCGTGTGCCCGCCATTGCCAACGTCCCGACCGTGGCAGAGTCCGGTGTACCGGCGTATGAATTCAGTAACTGGTACGGTTGGTTCGCAAGGGCCGGAACGCCGGGAGATTCGATCAACACGATACAGAGCGCCCTCGTGTCCGTACTCGGGCGCCCCAACGTGGCACAGCGTTTGTCCGACCTCGGTTATCTTCCGGTGGGCAGCAAGCCTGGAGAGTTCGCAGCCTACGTGAAAGAGAACGTAGACCGGCTCCGAACGGTCCTTCAGCCGCAAAGACGACCGGGCGGTGCGCGATAATGCACGGATTCCCGCACCCTGAATTGAATCGAACCTGGCACGACCTGGAAGCCATAGCGCTCGTGGGGTCAGGTCGCGACCTTTGCTGCATCTCCATACGACCTGGCCCTCTGCGGCCGCCGATCGTAGCCCGTGCCCTACGGCCCACCGATCAGCGTGGCCTGCTCGCCGTCCACGACGCAGAAGCGCTCGACCACGGCTGCACCGTGGAGGTTGCGTGAACGGCACCACGCAGACGGTTGCGCGCTTCATCGAGGCATCGCGCTGGAGCGACGTTGCGCCGAATGTCCGGCACGAAGCCGCGCGGGCGATTCTGAACTGGCTGGGCTGCGCGATCGGCGGCTGCCGTGACGAGACCGTCGAAGTGATGGTCGCCGCGCTTCGGGAATTCTCGGGACCGGCTCAGGCGACCCTGCTCGGGCGGGGCGAGCGCTTCGATGCACTCACGGCAGCGTGCATCAATGGGACGAGCTCGAACCGGCTCGACTTCGACGATACCCATCTGCGCACCGTCATCCATCCCAGTGTGCCGGTGGCAAGCGCGCTCATCGCCCTGGCCGAACACCGCCCCATCACGGGCGCGGCGTTCCTGCACGCGTTCCTGCTCGGCGTCGAGGTCGAATGCCGGGTGGGCAACGCGATCACGCCGGAGCACTACGATCACGGCTGGCATATCACCGCAACCTGCGGCGTCCTGGGTGCCGCAGCAGCGGCCGCGAAGGCGCTGGAGCTCGATGCGCGACAGATCGCGCAGGCGCTGGGCATCGCGGCGACGCAGGCCGCCGGGCTGATGGAAATGCTCGGTACGATGTGCAAGAGCTACAACATGGGCAATGCGGCGCGCAACGGGTTGAGCGCGGCGTTGCTCGCGGCAGCGGGATTCACCAGTTCCGAGCGCGCGCTCGAGGCGCCACGCGGCTTTCTCCACGTGCTCGCGGTGCGCAGCGACGAATCCGAGATCACAGGCGAATTGGGGGCGCGTTGGGAGATCACGCAGAACGCGTACAAGCCCTACCCTTGCGGGATCGTGATCCATCCCGTGATCGACGGGTGCCTGGACTTGCGCAGGGCACACGGCATCGACCCAGCGGCGATCGCTCGGATCGACGTCGTCGTCAATCCGCTGGCGCAGACGCTATGCGGCCGGAGGGCGCCGCGCGATAGCCTCGAGGGGAAGCTCAGCCTCTATCATTCGGCGGCCGTCACCATGTGCGATGGCGAGGCGGGCGTGGGCCAGTTTCTCGATGAACGCGTAACCTCTGCCGATGTGGTCGCGCTGCGCGAGAAGGTCTTCGTCGAGGTGGATGCGGGCATCTCCGCGGATCAGGCCCGCGTGCGGGTGGCGCTGACGAACGGCCAGCTCTGCGAAACCTTCGTCGAGCAAGCGCGTGGCTCGCTGCAGCGTCCGATGACGAACGCCGAGCTGGAAGCGAAATTTCGCAGCCTCGCGGCCTTCGAGCTTGCGCAGGCACAGGTCGATCGGCTGGTCGAGGCGTGCTGGTCTCTCGAAAAACTTCCCGACGCGTCGATCATCGCGCGCGGCAGTTGCGCATCGCAAACTGAATGGAGTCGCACATGAGCACTCATGAAACCTTCATGGATCGGGCGATGGCGCTCGCCACGCAGGCCATGAACGAGGGCAATCGTCCGGCCGGCTGCGTGATCGTCAAGGACGGGAAGATCGTCGGCGAGGGGCGCAATCTCGTGATCACCGAAACCGACCCGACAGCGCACGGCGAAGTCGTCGCGATCCGTCGCACGGCGCTCGACCTCGGAACCGTCGACCTCTCGAGCTGCACGCTGTACACATCGATGGAGCCTTGCCCCATGTGCTGCTGGGCAATGATCGATTCGAAGATACGTCGCCTCGTGCTCGGTTGCCGCCACGCCGCCCTCAACCGCAAGGACATCGGCACCTATTCGGTCGAGACGCTGGTCGCGATGACGGGGCGTCCGCTCGAGATCGTCACGGGGGTGCGCGCCGCCGAATGCGAGGCGTTGCGCCGGAGCTGGCCGGGCTGGCGTGCGTTTCAGGGGGAAGCGTGACGAAGGGCTGTGCGAGACGCGGGCGCGAGCAGCCTCACTCCACGCGGATGCCTTTGTCGCGCACGAGCTTCGCCCATTTCTTCGATTCCACGGAGACGAAAGCGGCGAAGTCCTCCACCGATGCGCCGGTGGCGACCAGGCCTGATTCGAGCAGCCGCTGCCTGACCTCGGGTACCTGCAAGACCTTCCGGATCTCGGTGTTCAGACGGGTCACGATCTCGCGCGGGGTCCCGCTCGGCACGAACGTGCCGAACCAGAACACGGCCTCGTAGCCGGGCACCCCCGCCTCGGCGATCGTCGGGATCTGCGGCATCAGCTCGAAACGCTTCTTGCTCGTCACGCCGAGGGCACGCAGGCGTCCGCCCTTGATCGGCCCCACCGCAACGGCCATGGTCGCGATCATCATGTGGATGTTGCCGCCCACCAGGGCGACCATCGCCGGCGCACCTCCCTTGTACGAGATGTTCGTGAGCTTCGTGCCGGAGTGGCTTGCAAACAGTTCCGTGGCGACGTGATCGGAGCCTCCCGGGCCGCTGGAGCCGTAGTTGAGCTCGCCCGGACGCGCTTTTGCGAGGGCGATCAGCTCCTTCACGGACTTCACGGGCAGGGAAGGGTGAACGACCAGCACGTTGATCACGTCCACGGCAGGGATGACCGGCGTCAGATCGCGCAGCGGGTCGAAGCCGAGCTTGCTGTAGATGTGGGGATTGATCGTGATGTTGCCGGTCGTTGCCATCAGCAGCGTGTGGCCGTCGGCCGGCGCCTTCGTCGCAAGCTCGACGCCGATATTGCCGTTCGCGCCACCGCGGTTATCGATGATGAATTGCTGTCCGACCGTTCCGGTCAGACGCTGCGCGATCGTGCGCGTCGTCACGTCGACGCCGCCGCCGGGAGCGAAGGGCACGATCCAGCGTACGGGCTTGCTGGGCCAGGTCTGCGCCTGTATCGGAGACGGCAGCAGCGCCGCTCCGAGGGGAACGCACGCAATGGCGGGGACGATACCTATACGGCGAGCATTCGTGGGACCATTCATCACCGCCTGCTCTCCGTCAACGAAGACGAACGTCATGCTACGCGGGTCGGAAATCGCGGACAAGCGCAGGTGAGCGGGACGGCTGGTAACGGGCACCAGGTGGGACGACGTCCTCACGACTCTTGTAGCACCGCATCAGCAACGGCTTGCTCCTGCGCTCCGATCTTCACAAGCTGTTCGATCTGGGATACATCACCGTGACGCCCGAGCTTCGATTGGAAGGCAGCGCGCGCTTGCGTGAGGAATGGTGCAACCGCCGCGAGTACTATTCGCATCACGGCAAAGCGCTTGTCGTCGAGCCGACGAAGCTCGCGAGCCGCGCCAGGCGGGAGTTCTTGCCTGGCACAACGAACATCGATTCAAGGCTGAGCTGGAAGGAAGATATGACGAGCACAGAAACCCGGCCGGGCGCTGCGATGACGGGCAGCGACGTGCACACCCGCGGCCGCAACGACGAAAGCGCAACCGTTCGCGCCGTTCCGAGTCGTCGCGCATGATCACCGGCGACATCAGGAGCCAGATCGATGCCATCTGGAACACATTCTGGACCGGGGGCATCTCCAATCCGCTCGAAGTCATCGAGCAGATCACCTATCTGCTCTTCCTGCGCCGGCTGGACGACCTGCACACACTGGAAGAGAACAAAGCGGCACGGCTCAAGAAGCCGATCGAGCTGCGAATCTTCCCGAAGGGCAAGGACGGGATCGGCAAGGACGGCGGTCGTGCCTACGAAGACTTCCGATGGTCGCGCTTCAAGAATTTCGCGCCGGCGGAGATGTACGCGGTGATCGGCGAGCATGTCTTCCCCTTCCTGCGCACGGGCCTGGGCAAGAACCACGGCGGCGAGGACTCCACCTACGCGCATCACATGAAGGATGCGCGCTTCACCATCCCGACGCCGGCGCTGCTGGCGAAGGTGGTGGATATGCTCGACCACGTGCCGATGGAGGACCGCGACACCAAGGGCGACG
Proteins encoded:
- a CDS encoding MmgE/PrpD family protein; this encodes MESNLARPGSHSARGVRSRPLLHLHTTWPSAAADRSPCPTAHRSAWPARRPRRRSARPRLHRGGCVNGTTQTVARFIEASRWSDVAPNVRHEAARAILNWLGCAIGGCRDETVEVMVAALREFSGPAQATLLGRGERFDALTAACINGTSSNRLDFDDTHLRTVIHPSVPVASALIALAEHRPITGAAFLHAFLLGVEVECRVGNAITPEHYDHGWHITATCGVLGAAAAAAKALELDARQIAQALGIAATQAAGLMEMLGTMCKSYNMGNAARNGLSAALLAAAGFTSSERALEAPRGFLHVLAVRSDESEITGELGARWEITQNAYKPYPCGIVIHPVIDGCLDLRRAHGIDPAAIARIDVVVNPLAQTLCGRRAPRDSLEGKLSLYHSAAVTMCDGEAGVGQFLDERVTSADVVALREKVFVEVDAGISADQARVRVALTNGQLCETFVEQARGSLQRPMTNAELEAKFRSLAAFELAQAQVDRLVEACWSLEKLPDASIIARGSCASQTEWSRT
- a CDS encoding tripartite tricarboxylate transporter substrate binding protein, which codes for MTFVFVDGEQAVMNGPTNARRIGIVPAIACVPLGAALLPSPIQAQTWPSKPVRWIVPFAPGGGVDVTTRTIAQRLTGTVGQQFIIDNRGGANGNIGVELATKAPADGHTLLMATTGNITINPHIYSKLGFDPLRDLTPVIPAVDVINVLVVHPSLPVKSVKELIALAKARPGELNYGSSGPGGSDHVATELFASHSGTKLTNISYKGGAPAMVALVGGNIHMMIATMAVAVGPIKGGRLRALGVTSKKRFELMPQIPTIAEAGVPGYEAVFWFGTFVPSGTPREIVTRLNTEIRKVLQVPEVRQRLLESGLVATGASVEDFAAFVSVESKKWAKLVRDKGIRVE